The Piliocolobus tephrosceles isolate RC106 chromosome 3, ASM277652v3, whole genome shotgun sequence genome has a window encoding:
- the LRPAP1 gene encoding alpha-2-macroglobulin receptor-associated protein, whose translation MASRRLGSFLRGLPALVLLLLVLVGPWPTASHGGKYSREKNQPEPPPKRESGEEFRMEKLNQLWEKAQRLHLPPVRLAELHADLKIQERDELAWKKLKLDGLDKDGEKEARLIRNLNVILAKYGLDGKKDARQVTSNSLSGTQEDGLDDPRLEKLWHKAKTSGKFSSEELDKLWRELLHHKEKVHEYNVLLETLSRTEEIHENVISPLDLSDIKGNVLHSRHAELKEKLRSINQGLERLRRVSHQGYSTEAEFEEPRVIDLWDLAQSANLTDKELEALREELKHFEAKIEKHNHYQKQLEIAHEKLRHAESVGDGERVSRSREKHALLEGRTKELGYTVKKHLQDLSSRISRARHNEL comes from the exons ATGGCGTCGCGGAGGCTGGGGTCGTTTCTGCGCGGGCTCCCGGCGCTGgtactgctgctgctggtcttAGTTGGGCCCTGGCCCACTGCGAGCCACGGAGGCAAGTACTCTCGGGAGAAGAACCAGCCCGAGCCGCCCCCGAAACGCGAGTCCGGGGAGGAGTTCCGCATGGAGAAGCTGAACCAGCTGTGGGAGAAGGCTCAGCGG CTACATCTTCCTCCCGTGAGGCTGGCCGAGCTCCACGCTGATCTGAAGATACAGGAGAGGGACGAACTCGCCTGGAAGAAACTAAAGCTTGACGGCTTggacaaagatggggagaaggaAGCGAGACTCATACGCAACCTCAATG TCATCTTGGCCAAGTATGGTCTGGACGGGAAGAAGGACGCTCGGCAGGTGACCAGCAACTCCCTCAGTGGCACCCAGGAAGACGGGCTGGACGATCCCAGGCTGGAAAAGCTGTGGCACAAG GCAAAGACCTCTGGGAAATTCTCCAGCGAAGAGCTGGACAAGCTCTGGCGGGAGTTGCTGCATCACAAAGAGAAAGTTCACGAGTACAATGTCCTGCTGGAGACCCTGAGCAGGACTGAAG AAATTCACGAGAACGTCATCAGCCCCTTGGACCTGAGCGACATCAAGGGCAACGTCCTGCACAGCAGACATGCGGAGCTGAAGGAGAAGCTGCGCAGCATCAACCAGGGCCTGGAGCGCCTGCGCAGGGTCAGCCACCAGGGCTACAGCACTGAGGCCG AGTTCGAGGAGCCCAGGGTGATTGACCTGTGGGACCTGGCGCAGTCCGCCAACCTCACCGACAAGGAGCTGGAGGCGCTCCGG GAGGAGCTCAAGCACTTTGAAGCCAAAATCGAGAAGCACAACCACTACCAGAAACAACTGGAGATCGCACACGAGAAGCTGAGGCATGCAGAGAGCGTGGGTGACGGCGAGCGTGTGAGCCGCAGCCGTGAGAAGCACGCCCTGCTGGAGGGGCGGACCAAGGAGCTGGGCTACACG GTGAAGAAGCATCTCCAGGACCTTTCCAGCAGGATCTCCAGAGCTCGGCACAACGAACTCTGA